DNA from Brassica napus cultivar Da-Ae chromosome C4, Da-Ae, whole genome shotgun sequence:
GcttatgactttttttttttaattgtaaacaGATTCAGTTGTTGTCCAATTCAAAATCTGTTGCCCAGATGTTGGAGAGGGAACATTGGTAATGTCTTTCTCTTTGATCTTTGGGCTTCTTTATATGTGATGTGTGTAGCTAACTTTTTTAATCCTTGATTATGACATGCCAGGTGTATGTTCTAGGCACCTCAGGGAAGTTGGGGAAATGGAAAGTTGAAAATGGACTTAAACTCAGCTATGTTGGTGACTCTATGTGGGAAGGAGATTGCTTGATCCCTAAAGCAGAGTTTCCTATCAAATATAGATACTGTAAAGTTCCGAAGGACGGTAGCATAGGTCTTGAATCTGGTGGCAATCGAGAGCTTACGCTTCACTCATCCCGTAACAAACAGGAGTACATTGTCATGTCAGGTGGTTTGTTTCGAGTAAGTAACAGATGACGAACTAGCTTCTGGTTAAGTGACAGTATCAATATTActtagttaattaattttacttGTAGGAAATGCCATGGAGGGGTGCTGGTGTTGCAGTTCCAATGTTCTCTGTTAGATCAGAAGATGATGTTGGTGTGGGAGAGTTTCTCGATCTGAAGCTGCTTGTTGACTGGTCTGTAGACTCCGGGTTGCATCTGGTACAGCTTTTACCAGTTAATGACACGTCCGTGCATAAGATGTGGTGGGACTCGTACCCTTACAGGTATGCTAGTTTCACTCTGGTGAATATCAATTCTCTACTTAGTTATATATATGTCTCATTGAACCGTCTGATTCACCTTTGCAGTTCCCTATCTGTGTTTGCATTGCATCCATTATATCTTAGAGTACAGGCTCTCTCTCAAAGTTTGCCAGCAGACATAAAGGTAAATTTTGTACACTTATAGGATCCTGAAAGAATAAGTCTCCTGAGAGATAAATTAGCTGATGGATTGCGTTTCCTTTTCAGGAAGAAATTGAGAAGGCAAAGAAGCAATTGGACAAGAATGTAATGCGCTAATGGTTCTTGTTTGTGTCTAACATGTTGTGTCATGTTAGGAACTAAAGATTTAAAATTGTTATGCGTAGCATGTTGATTATGAGGCTACCATGGAAACTAAGCTTTCAATTGCTAAGAAGATCTTCGACCTCGAGAAAGACCAGACGTTGAACTCTAGCTCTTTCCAGAAATACTTCTCTGAGAACGAGGTTTGCTTTTAAAATCTGATACCTGTAAAGATCTTCTGCCTCCAAAGGCTCACTTCAGCTTTCCATTTGCTTgactgagttttgttttttcctGGAAAGGGCTGGTTGAAACCATATGCAGCTTTCTGCTTTCTCCGTGACTTTTTCGAGACTTCAGATCATAGCCAGTGGGGGACCTTCTCTGACTACACAGAAGCCAaggtattatatgtttttattttgttgaagTTCAGTGATCAATTGGATAGTTTCAGTAACTTCTGACATCTCCAATAACACATGCCGCAGCTTGAGAAATTAACATCCAAGGACAGCTTGCACTACGACACTATATGCTTCCACTACTACATCCAGTACCACTTACATGTACAGGTGTATCTTCTGATTCATAGTTATGTTCCATTATTGTGGTCAAGTTGGTTATTAGGTGTTTCATTTAAAAGTGTGTGCTTGTTCCCTTTTTTCAAAAGTTGTCAGAAGCATCTGAATATGCAAGGAAGAGAGGAGTCGTGCTGAAAGGAGATCTACCTATTGGCGTTGACAGAAACAGTGTCGACACATGGGTTAACAAGAATCTGTTTCGCATGAACACCTCAACAGGAGCGCCTCCAGACTATTTTGACAAAAATGGTCAGAACTGGGGGTTTCCTACTTACAACTGGGAGGAAATGTCAAAAGACAACTATGGTTGGTGGCGTGCTCGCTTAACACAGGTTGGCAGTTACTGTCCTTACCAACGACTGTTGCAAGATCTGTGGTCTGACCGCATTGTATACTTGCTTTGCAGATGGGAAACTATTTCACTGCTTATAGGATTGACCATATTTTAGGATTCTTTCGAATCTGGGAGATGCCAGCTCATGCTATGACTGGTTTACTGGGGAAGTTCCGTCCATCTATTCCGTTAAGTCAGGTACATAAGCTACGTGCTTACAGTTCAAATGAACTTGTCTTTGAGGGTTATGTTTCAAAAGCTTATAGCTACAGCTGAACTATATTTAAAGCTAAGGGGAAATGACCAAACTGTTTTTGACTCAGGAAGAGTTGGAAAAAGAGGGAATATGGGATTTTGATCGGTTAAGCAAGCCTTATGTCCAGAAGAAGTTTCTTGAGGTTAGTTTTACATCACACTTGTAATGATCTGCTTTCATCACAGCTTACTAAATTTGAGTTTGTGAGATTACAAGGACAACCATTACCTCATAAATTTTTCATCACTCTTTTTTGTTGATGTATGTCACTGTTCTGTTGCTTCAGGAGAAATTTGGAGATTTCTGGCCATTTATTGCGTCAAATTTTCTTAATGAAACTCAGAAGGACATGTATGAGGTCAGTACAAGCCCCCATCTAGAGATAGTTTTCCTTTGGGCAACCACACTATCATTTCTCTATCAGTTGAGCATAGCTCTGATAATCTACGAGACATATAATTATTTGGGTTTCATATGTTTACCAAGGTTTAGAAGTGATGATGCACTGAGTCTTAAGATTCTGTCAACAAgtttatggatttttttttgtcagttgATAACCTTTCTTAATATGTTTCCTTTAATCATGATATAGTTCAAGGAGGACTGCAACACAGAGAAGAAGATTGCAGCAAAGCTGAAGTCATTAGCTGCAAAATCTTTGTTGCTAGAAAATGAAGACAAAGTTCGTCGTGATGTCTTCGACATCTTACGGGTAAACTGCTTCACAACTGATATTAGACTTCTTCTCCTTGTTAACCCCACAATGATACTACCCACTCTTTATGTCTCTCTGGAGTTCTCTGTTTATAGTTGTTTATCTCTGTTGAATTTGTGTCACCTAGAATGTTGTTCTGATCAAAGATCCAGAGGATGCAAGAAAATTCTATCCTCGCTTCAACATTGAGGATACTTCAAGTTTCCAGGATTTGGATGAACATAGGTACTATAGCACACAGAGATCCTTGTCTGCTCTTATTATTAATCTTgctctatttttcttaattttcatCAACATGGGAAACTCTGATTATGGTCTTCTGTTACAGTAGAAATGTTCTGAAGAGACTATACTATGACTACTATTTCCATCGCCAAGAAGATCTATGGAGGAAAAATGCTTTGAAAACCTTGCCTGCTTTGTTAAATTCCTCTAATATGCTGGCGTGTGGAGAGGATCTCGGTCTCGTTCCAGCTTGTGTACATCCTGTATGTTACCTTGTTATCCTCACTCTTGATTCATCTagcttattttttaaaattgtgtagAAGCATACATATTATGTGTTAGGGGATGCTAAAATCTATACTTACTCAGGTTATGAAAGAACTGGCTTTGGTTGGCCTGCGCATCCAGCGCATGCCTAGTGAGTCTGATGTGGAGTTTGGGGTTCCATCTAACTATGACTACATGACGGTTAGATCTCTATCCTCATAATTCTATCTTTCACTCTTTGAACAGTTAAGTGAGTCACCGTCTCCTTGTATCAGGTGTGTGCTCCTTCATGCCACGACTGCTCTACACTGAGAGCTTGGTGGGAAGAGGATGAAGAGAGAAGACAACGGTACTTCAAGGAAGTGATTGGCCTAGATGCAATCCCTCCAAGTCAGTGTGTTCCAGAGATAACCCATTTTATCTTGAGGCAACATGTTGAGGCTCCATCTATGTGGGCTATTTTCCCACTTCAGGTATACATTCTCATCACCACAATGCATCCTTTCACTCAGATTTAGAACCTTTTTATCAGTTGCTTGTTTTTGCCATTGGAACAATTAGGATATGTTGGCTCTGAAAGAAGAGTACACTGCTCGCCCTGCAAAAGAAGAGACGATCAATGACCCCACAAACCCCAAACATTACTGGAGATACCGTAAGTACCATCACACAAGAAAAAATGGTCAGAAGGTTTCCAGCTtctaactgttttttttttgtgtgcacaCAGGCGTACACGTGACGTTGGACTCGCTTATGAAGGACGTGGACTTGAAATCAACCATCAAGAACCTCGTTTCTAGCAGCGGAAGATCTGTTCCTGCTTCTAGCGAAGACGTTAACAACAAGAAATGAGTTATACTGGCTCCATGAAAAACAAGTCTCCTGAGATCTTGCTACCAAATCTTTGTTACACAAATGTTTGCTTATTCGTTATTATCACTCAAAATAGTATTAATCTCTCATCTTCTTTGTCCATGAAGACCATAAGGCATTAAAAACTATGTATTTGTTGTCAACCATCCAAAATAAAGTCTTGTGTTAAAGGTACcgtattatataattttgagtAAAAGAAGAGAGTGTGTGCTTGTTGAGTTGAACAAAGGATGTTGGTATACCTTTGTGAGTCTGTGACCATCGGTGTGTTTCATGTAGTTAATGTAATCAAGAAACTTTCTTTTTCCCtagaaatttatttatattggcTTTCTGTTGATTTGAAGATCGTTAAACTCAATGTCAAAGAAGCTGGTTTCTTTGCTTATTTCCATGATAAACCGCAAAAAGAAACATGCATGCAAAAAAAGCAGCAAGACCATCATCATCCGTAGCAGCACAAGAAGGTAGATGAGAGAGAGACATATTCACATATCAAAAGGCACATGTTTATACAGATCAGAAGCCAACCTAGGCGTGGCAACGGCTTGAACAGGAGTACGCATGAAAGTAACGATTCCAGGGTTTCCAGACATATCAATATCCTCCGGTTTAGTCCCTTGAGGAAGTGTCCAAACAAAGTGGTGAAGCAAATGACTCAACATCGAAGTCACCAAGCTGATACCAAGTTGCGCACCAGGACAAAACCGTCTCCCCGCTCCAAACGGAAGCAGCCTAAAATCATGTCCCTTCATGTCAACATCTTCTTCCAAGAATCTCTCCGGTCTAAACTCTAATGGGGTTTTCCATACGGCCGGGTCTCTGCCCACCGCCCAAACGTTCACATGAACGTTTGAACCTTTTGGAATGTTGAAGCCTCCTATCTTGACGTCTGCTCTGGCTCGGTGAGGAACCATTAGAGGCGTTGGCGGGTGCAGCCTGAATGTTTCTTTAACCACGCATTTCAAGTATGGCAAGCTAGCGAAGTCTGCCTCGGTTAAGACCCGGTCGTGGCTAATGACTCTGTCGAATTCTTCTTGCACCTTTTGTTGCACTCTTGGATTCTTGATCATCTCCGC
Protein-coding regions in this window:
- the LOC106396022 gene encoding 4-alpha-glucanotransferase DPE2 isoform X2, which encodes MMNLGSLSLTTTAKSSKPMVSLNFWLPYFTHWGQSLLVCGSAPGLGSGNVKKGLLLKPSQQEDQLVWSGSVSVPPGFTCDYCYYVVDDLKNVLRSEFGMKRKLVVPEALTGGESVQLRDLWQSGDQALPFRSAFKDVIFRNTGDVEVEKPLGVFENKSDQDDSVVVQFKICCPDVGEGTLVYVLGTSGKLGKWKVENGLKLSYVGDSMWEGDCLIPKAEFPIKYRYCKVPKDGSIGLESGGNRELTLHSSRNKQEYIVMSGGLFREMPWRGAGVAVPMFSVRSEDDVGVGEFLDLKLLVDWSVDSGLHLVQLLPVNDTSVHKMWWDSYPYSSLSVFALHPLYLRVQALSQSLPADIKEEIEKAKKQLDKNHVDYEATMETKLSIAKKIFDLEKDQTLNSSSFQKYFSENEGWLKPYAAFCFLRDFFETSDHSQWGTFSDYTEAKLEKLTSKDSLHYDTICFHYYIQYHLHVQLSEASEYARKRGVVLKGDLPIGVDRNSVDTWVNKNLFRMNTSTGAPPDYFDKNGQNWGFPTYNWEEMSKDNYGWWRARLTQMGNYFTAYRIDHILGFFRIWEMPAHAMTGLLGKFRPSIPLSQEELEKEGIWDFDRLSKPYVQKKFLEEKFGDFWPFIASNFLNETQKDMYEFKEDCNTEKKIAAKLKSLAAKSLLLENEDKVRRDVFDILRNVVLIKDPEDARKFYPRFNIEDTSSFQDLDEHRNVLKRLYYDYYFHRQEDLWRKNALKTLPALLNSSNMLACGEDLGLVPACVHPVMKELALVGLRIQRMPSESDVEFGVPSNYDYMTVCAPSCHDCSTLRAWWEEDEERRQRYFKEVIGLDAIPPSQCVPEITHFILRQHVEAPSMWAIFPLQDMLALKEEYTARPAKEETINDPTNPKHYWRYRVHVTLDSLMKDVDLKSTIKNLVSSSGRSVPASSEDVNNKK
- the LOC106396022 gene encoding 4-alpha-glucanotransferase DPE2 isoform X1; translation: MMNLGSLSLTTTAKSSKPMVSLNFWLPYFTHWGQSLLVCGSAPGLGSGNVKKGLLLKPSQQEDQLVWSGSVSVPPGFTCDYCYYVVDDLKNVLRSEFGMKRKLVVPEALTGGESVQLRDLWQSGDQALPFRSAFKDVIFRNTGDVEVEKPLGVFENKSDQDDSVVVQFKICCPDVGEGTLVYVLGTSGKLGKWKVENGLKLSYVGDSMWEGDCLIPKAEFPIKYRYCKVPKDGSIGLESGGNRELTLHSSRNKQEYIVMSGGLFREMPWRGAGVAVPMFSVRSEDDVGVGEFLDLKLLVDWSVDSGLHLVQLLPVNDTSVHKMWWDSYPYSSLSVFALHPLYLRVQALSQSLPADIKEEIEKAKKQLDKNHVDYEATMETKLSIAKKIFDLEKDQTLNSSSFQKYFSENEGWLKPYAAFCFLRDFFETSDHSQWGTFSDYTEAKLEKLTSKDSLHYDTICFHYYIQYHLHVQLSEASEYARKRGVVLKGDLPIGVDRNSVDTWVNKNLFRMNTSTGAPPDYFDKNGQNWGFPTYNWEEMSKDNYGWWRARLTQMGNYFTAYRIDHILGFFRIWEMPAHAMTGLLGKFRPSIPLSQEELEKEGIWDFDRLSKPYVQKKFLEEKFGDFWPFIASNFLNETQKDMYEFKEDCNTEKKIAAKLKSLAAKSLLLENEDKVRRDVFDILRNVVLIKDPEDARKFYPRFNIEDTSSFQDLDEHSRNVLKRLYYDYYFHRQEDLWRKNALKTLPALLNSSNMLACGEDLGLVPACVHPVMKELALVGLRIQRMPSESDVEFGVPSNYDYMTVCAPSCHDCSTLRAWWEEDEERRQRYFKEVIGLDAIPPSQCVPEITHFILRQHVEAPSMWAIFPLQDMLALKEEYTARPAKEETINDPTNPKHYWRYRVHVTLDSLMKDVDLKSTIKNLVSSSGRSVPASSEDVNNKK